The Candidatus Tectomicrobia bacterium sequence GTCCAGGGGCTGTGCCGGGAGGGGATACTGGGCGGCTTCATCCGCTCGGCGCACGACCTATCGGACGGTGGGTTGGCCCTCGCCCTGGCCGAGGCCTGCCTGGCCTCTCCCTCCTCCCGCCTGGGGGCGCACATCCGGCTCCCCGAGGGGGTGGGGCGGCTGGACGGGAGGCTTTTCGGGGAAGCGGCCTCCCGGATACTGATCTCGGCCCCTCCCGAGGCGGAGGGGCGGCTGCACGAGGCGGCGGGACGGCGGGAGGTGGGCCTCCTGGCCCTCGGCGCGGTAACGGGCCCCCATCTCCGGGTCGAGGCGCCGGACGGCTTCCCGGCCATGGACGTGGAGCTGAGCGAGCTACGGGCGGCCTGGGCGGGCGCCCTGGATGAGGTCTTTGGAGCATGACACCTTTCGACGATCACCCGCACGAGGAATGTGCCGTCTTCGGGATCTACGGCCATCCCGAGGCAGCGAACCTCACCTACCTGGGCCTTTACGCCCTCCAGCACCGCGGGCAAGAGAGCTCGGGCATCGTGGCCTCGGACGGCGAGCGCGTCCACAGCGAGGTCGGCATGGGCCACGTCGCCGACATCTTCACCGAGGCGCGCCTCGACAGGCTCAAGGGCCACCTCGCCATCGGCCACAACCGCTACTCGACGGCCGGGCAGTCCCACATCGTCAACGCGCAGCCCTTCCTCGTGACCTACTCGAGGGGGATCATCGCCCTGGGGCACAACGGAAACCTCGTCAACGCCGGCGACCTGCGGCGGGAACTCGAGGCGACCGGCTCCATCTTCCGCAGCACGACGGACAGCGAGGTCATCCTCCACCTCATCGCCCGTTCGCTCGAGCAGGAGACCGAGGGCGCCATCGTGGACGCCCTGAACCGCCTGGAGGGCGCCTTCACCCTCATGATGATGACCCGCGACAAGCTCGTCGGGGTGCGCGACCCGAACGGCTTCCGGCCCCTCGTCCTGGGCCGGATGAGCGCGCCGGCCGGCGGCGAGGTATGGGTGCTGGCGAGCGAGACGTGCGCGCTCGACCTGATCGAGGCGGATTTCGTGCGGGAGGTGGCGCCGGGGGAGATGATCGTGGTGGACGAGGAGGGGCTGCACAGCATGTTCCCCTTCCCGCCGATCCGGCCCACCCAGTGCATTTTCGAGTTCATCTACTTCGCCCGGCCGGACAGCTACATCTTCGGCGAGAACGTCTATACGGTCCGGCGCCAGCTGGGCGTCGAGCTGGCGCGAGAGAGCCCGGTGGACGCCGACATCGTCATTCCCGTGCCCGACTCGGGGCTCGCCGCCGCCCTCGGCTACTCGGCGGAGTCGGGGCTCCCGCTGGAGTGGGGCCTGGTGCGGAACC is a genomic window containing:
- a CDS encoding amidophosphoribosyltransferase, which produces MTPFDDHPHEECAVFGIYGHPEAANLTYLGLYALQHRGQESSGIVASDGERVHSEVGMGHVADIFTEARLDRLKGHLAIGHNRYSTAGQSHIVNAQPFLVTYSRGIIALGHNGNLVNAGDLRRELEATGSIFRSTTDSEVILHLIARSLEQETEGAIVDALNRLEGAFTLMMMTRDKLVGVRDPNGFRPLVLGRMSAPAGGEVWVLASETCALDLIEADFVREVAPGEMIVVDEEGLHSMFPFPPIRPTQCIFEFIYFARPDSYIFGENVYTVRRQLGVELARESPVDADIVIPVPDSGLAAALGYSAESGLPLEWGLVRNHYVGRTFIEPQQSIRHFGVKVKLNPMRAYLDGKRVVVVDDSIVRGTTSRKIVEMIRKAGASEVHMRISSPPITHPCFFGIDMPTRKELIASAKSVEETRLYLNADSLAYLSLEGLLRCVHPRGGEFCAACFTGNYPIPVHRVEPQLWLFQELKASEHRA